CCATCCTAGCAGTTATGGCCTATGACAGATATCTGGCTATATGTCGACCTCTTCACTACCAGTCTGTCATGACAAAGAGGAAGGTCTGTCAGCTGATATGTTTCTCCTGGCTCACACCTTTCTGCATCTTTTCCATCAGTATTGTTCTAACATCTACACTGAAGTTATGTGGTTCAATAATTCCAAAAATCTTTTGTGTGAACTGGATAATTGTTAAACTCTCTTGCCCTGACACTGACACCGTTATAAGTAATATTCTGTCATATGCAACCATTATCATTTACGTGTGTCATGGGTTATTCACAATTTGGTCTTATATGCATATGATTAGAACGTGTGTGAAGTCCAAAGATGACAGGGTAAAGTTTATGCAGACGTGTGTGCCTCATTTAATCTCTTTAGTCACGTTCCTtgttgtaattctttttgatttgatgtATATGCGATTTGGCTCAACAGATTTACCTCAGAGCCTTCAGAACTTCATCGCTATAGAATTCCTTCtcattcctcctgtgatgaATCCTCTAGTTTATGGATTTAAATTGACAAAGATAAGAAACAGAATTTTACGATTAGTgaatattgaaataaaatgaatgctttCTTTGCAATTTCAGCTTGATTGTGTGTTATTTTATGATAATTGTGAGATGCgtgtagtggtaaaaacattctgtaaataattgtcttgtgctaaaagccaggtcgcagtggttgaccctgagatggagagagatagagatatttagggtttgcagctgtgtttggggaagggggtcatTTTGCTCTCACGGACCTccgatcagaggagcattgtgtgttaccctcagcttcacctgagttcttatctcaacttgatttgtggcttctcgaaAATGGCGCTACGGACTGTCTTctagtgtataaaaactcagcgtttttactgctcggagaggCCATTACAAAGAGCGCTGGAATGCGTGCTGGTGTGTtagacctcctgcttgcaagcaatagttagagacagatatctgcggagaattgctcatgtaatctttttctcttctaaataaatgttaactttttgactttaattgatcaacgtgctggatccttctcatcaatcgactcggggggatcggagatacCGACATTATACAATGATATactataattatattattttttgtttgattgaaactgatttatttaatacagaaacacacaggcatatctgtctatatatatctattttgTTTCAGGGATGGCGGCGCATGCACAACGCGAGGCTTTGTGTCTCTCCAAATGTATATACTCCGCGCCATGTTTATTTCACACTGTACATTTCTTATTAatacatactctgcactttatctGCTCTCTTCCACTTCTGGTTAGTTGCTGaactgcatttcgttgtctcagtacttgtactctgcaatgacaaagttgaatctaaaaaatatatgaaaagaaatgaataaaatcactGTCATGGTAGCAAGCCATATTAACTATGTGATAgcgagtgtgtggacagtaatcaTGGAAAGTTGACTGATAGAGTGAAGATAAATTCTCGAGGAGAGGCTTACGTGCAGGCCTCACAACAGAGAAACAGCAGGAGTGAAAACCTTTTCTTAGATCCGGCTTTGGTTTTCTGATTTGCACGATTCAATCACGTTTTGTAATCGCCTGCTCCTATTGGATCCAACAAACACCACGTGTAAAAAAACGACTGCTCCCGTAAAGACTCAGAAACCAACATCGATAGTGTAAAATTACGCTCAAGATTGATGTTTGGCATATTTGCATAACGTATTTTCTAATGTTATTTTCTAACTTGTTGGAGCCTTTTCAAACAGATGAGTGGAGATTGTAGCTAAACTCTGATGTTTCGAGTGAATTATACATCCCCTCTCTTCaactttcctttgttttggtttggcatttaaaaataaagtacttGAAACATCAAACATCTGAAATTTGGTCTTTGCTTTTTGATCTAATGTACAAACGATTATTTAGTATTGCAGAGTTATAGGAACTTCATTACTTTAGAATATGTTCATTCCTTTAGTTGAGACTCCTATTGTTAAATTGACTAAAACATTTTTGATGTAAACTAGGGAAGAGTTCCTCTTCTCAAAATGTCAAGTCCTTTcagatatttttttcaattctactttattttatattttagataAAAAGAGACTgaatatacatacaaacataatCTCTTTTATTGTAAATATTCCATGCAAGCTCATTGGAATGTCGGATTTCACTGTATATGAAAGTCATTATTTTAAAGGTCTCTATTTGTAAAACATCATTGCAAGTGGAACATATGTCTTTGTTAACCTCTGGCCTATCCCATTACCGGCAGGTTGAAATATTATCTTACACTTCAGAGTAAAATCTCTAATGGTATGATCTGATTTATGTGATAGGTTTGGATATTAAAGTTTTTATTGACAAATTTAGTTCAAAATGACTCTACAGCCTCCCTTTTATAGTGTCCCTGACAAATACGTGGAGGCAATATAATGGAGGCCTTGTTATAATCAggcaaatgtgtattttgtgtgcCTGTTTTGATCAATTAGAGAAAATTGCGAATGTGTCATCTTTTTAGTCTACTAAACTTTTGTACAGCTACAAGACACATATTAAGTTAAAACAAATTAACTTAAAAATAAGCTCAGACATGAGATTGTAATAACGTTATTGTGTCACATGAATTACCTAAGTGATTAAAACCTGAGTCacgttttattttcttgttttttgtttattttcttgttgtatatatatattacatatatatatatatacacatgtacaaatacatatatacatacacatacatatacacatatacatacacatacatatacacatatacatacatacatatacacatatacatacatatatatacatatacacatatacatacatatatatacatatacacatatacatacatatatatacatacacatacatacatatacatgtatacatatatatatatacatacatatacatacatatatatatacatgtatacatacatatatatatacatatatatatacatatatatatacatacatacatacatatatatacatacatacatatatatacatatacatacatacacatatatacatacatacatacacatatatatacatatatatacatacacatatatatacatatatatacatacacatatatatacatatatatacatatacatatatatacatacatatatatatacatatatatacatatacatatatatacatatacatacatatatatacatatatatacatacacatatatatacatatatatatacatacacatatatatacatatatacatatatatacatacatatatatacatatatatacatacatatacatatatacatacatatatatacatacatatatacatatatatatatatacatacatatatatacatacatatatatatatacatacacatatatacatacatatatatatatatatacatacacatatatatatacatatacatatatatacatacacatatacatatatacatacacatatatatatacaaatacatatatatacaaatacatatatatacaaatacatatacatacacatacatatatatacaaatacatatatatacaaatacatatacatacacatatatacatatatatatacatacatatatatatatacatatatatatatatacatatatatatacatatatatatatatacatacatatatatatatacatacatatatatatacatacatatatatatacatatatatatacatacatatatatacatatatatatatacatatatatatatacatatatatatatatatatatatatatacatacatatatacatatatatatatatacatatatatatatatatatatatatatatatatatacatatatatatatatatatatatacatacatatatatatatatatacatacatacatatatatatatacatacatacatatatatatatacatacatacatatacatacatacatatatatatatacatacatacatatatatatatacatacatacatatatatacatacatacatacatatatatatatatacatacatacatatatacatacatacatatatatatacatacatacatatatatatatacatatatatacatatacatatatatacatacatacatacatatatatacatacatatacataaatatatatatacatacatatatatatatacatacatatatatatatacatacatacacatatatacatatacgtatatatacatacacaaatacatatacatatatatacatacacaaatacatatacatatatatacatacacaaatacatacacatatatatatacaaatacatatacatatatatatacaaatacatatacatatatatatacaaatacatatacatatatatacaaatacatatacatacatatatatacaaatacatatacatacacatacatatatatacaaatacatatacatacacatatatacaaatacatatacatacacatatatacaaatacatatacatacacatatatacacatacatatacatacacatatatacatatacatatatacatatatatatatatatatatacatatatacatacatacatatatacatacatatatacatacatatatatatatacatacatatatacatacatatatatacatacatacatatatatatatatatacatacatatatatatatatacatacatatatatatatatacatacatacatatatatatatacatacatacatatatatatatatatatatatacatacatacatatatatatatacatacatacatatatatatatatatatacatacatacatatatatacatacatatatatatacatacatatatacatacatacatacatatatatatatatatatatatatatacatacatacatacatatatatatatatatatatatatatatacatacatacatatatatatatatatacatacatacatacatatatatatatacatacatacatacatatatatatatatatacatacatacatatatatatatatacatacatatatatatatatatatacatacatacatatatatacatacatatatatatatacatacatatatatacatacatatatatatatacatatatatatacatacatacatatatatatacatacatatatatatatatacatatatatacatacatacatatatatacatatatatatacatacatacatatatatacatacatacatatatatatacatacatacatatatatatacatacatatatatatatacatatatatatatacatacatatatatatatacatatatatatatacatatatatatacatacatacatatatatatacatatatatatacatacatacatatatatatacatatatatatacatacatatatatacatatatatatacatacatatatacatacatatatatatatacatacatatatacatacatatatatatacatacatatatacatacatatatatatacatacatatatatatacatatatatatacatatacatacatacatatatatatatatacatatatatatacatacatatatatacatatatatacatacatatatatatacatatatatacatacatatatatacatacatatatatatatatacatacatacatatatatatatatatacatatatatatacatacatacatatatatatatatatatacatatatatatacatacatacatatatatatatacatacatatatatatatatacatacatacatacatatatatatacatacatacatatatatatacatacatatatatatatatacatacatacatatatatatacatacatacatatatatacatacatacatatatatatacatacatacatatatatatatacatacatatatatatacatacatatatacatacatatatatatatatacatacatatacatacatatatatatacatacatatacatacatatatatatatacatacatatacatacatatatatatatacatatacatacatatatatacatacatatatacatatatatacatatatatatacatatatacatacacataaatatatatacacaacatatatgtatatacacacacacacacaacatatgtatatatatatatatatatatatatatatatatacatacatatagacAGACACAGGGTGCTTGTTTTGATTACGTCAACTTTAACTTTCTAGGTTAGAGTCCTGTTTCCCAGttggatttgttgttgttgccaaagGCGTTATGAAAGAAGGTGTAGATGGACAACAGACTTTGATGGAGGTGTAGCTTCAGTAGCGTAATGTAGTAGTGAGTGTAGCTTCAGCTCGGTGCAAACCTTTCTGTAGGCATTCATACTGTGACCACAACAACGTAGAATTTGAGGAGAGAGGTATGAACGGTTATCTTATTATGGATAATGTTTCTGTGGTAAGATTTTTTATTCTATCAGGGATAAATGAGACAAATGATTACAGGGTAACACTCTTTACATTCACTTTACTGTATTACTGTATCATTTTGATTCTTAATACGTCTATTATTATGATAATTATCTTGGATCAAAACTTACATGAACccatgtacattttattgtgtacTTTTTGCATGAATGGTCTTTATGGGACCACAGGTTTCTACCCCAAGTTCCTCTTAGAtctgttttcttcctctcatcAAACATCCTATGAATGTTGCCTTTTACAGGCTTTTGTGATGAATTCATTTTCTTGCTGTGAAGTATCCATCCTAGCAGTCACGGCCTATGACAGATATCTGGCTATATGTCGACCTCTTCACTACCAGTCTGTCATGACTAAGCAGAAGGTCTCTCAGCTGATATGTTTCTCCTGGTTCACACCTTTCTGCATCCTTTCCATCAATATTCTGCTGACGTCAAGACTGAAGTTATGTGGTGTAAACATTGACAGACTGTTTTGTGTGAACTGGAAAATTGTTCAACTTGCTTGCTATGAATCTGACACTTTTTCAAACAACATAACTGCATATTTTacaattctgatttttatttctCATGGATTATTCGTAGTTTGGATTTACATGCATCTTATTAGAACGTGTGTGAAGTCGAAAGATGACAGGGTGAAGTTTATGCAGACATGTGTGCCTCATTTAGTCTCTTTAGTCACATTCATTGTTGCAGTTGTTTTTGATTTATTGCATATACGATTGGGCTCCAAAGATTTACCTCAGAGCCTCCAGAACTTCATTGCTATAGAATTCCTCCtcattcctcctgtgatgaATCCTCTAGTTTATGgatttaaattgaaaaagatACGAAACAGAATTTTAGGTTGGTTTCTTTTGGAAGAAAATTACGGCCATTGACTTCAATCTCAAATTAATCAGCTGGGAGAAAGAAATAAAtggctgtttttgtttgaggATGTATGAAGATCTCTGCCGAATATCCCAATCTGCTCTCCACGACTGATGAATACAACCCTCAATGTATGTTGATTATCAAAGTGTTTCAAAATACAGTGTTtgatgaagatctatctttaactatatgtatatatatacatatatgtatatatatatgtatatatatacatatatatatacatatgtatatatacatatatatatatatacatatatatatatacatatatatgtatatatatacatatgtataacgtgtatatatatatatatacatatatgtatatatatacatatgtatatatacacacatatatatatataatgtatacatatgtatatatatataatgtatacatatatatatgtatttatattaatatatacaaCATGTATGTAAGAAACACAGACAAAGGGTGCTTGTTTTGATTACGTCAACTTTAACTTTCTAGGTTAGAGTCTAATTTCCCAGTTGGATTTGTTGTTGCCAAAGGCGTTATAAAAGAAGGTGTAGAGGGACAACAGGCTTTGATGGGAGCTTTagcacattacatttttacattacattacattgcattacattacaggtcatttagcagacgcttttatccaaagcgacttacattacactttaaacccatggctttttcatatttttgcctggggagcaattaggggttaggtgtcttgctcagggacacttggacatggaacatggggcagcctggacacaaaccaccaaccttgtgcttcccagcacaccttctctaacccctgcgccacgacgacccacgtCTTTCTGTGGTCATTTATGCAGTGATATTGAGAACGTAGAATTTGAGGAGAGAGGTATGAACGGTTATCTAATTATGGATAATGTTTCCGTGGTAAGATTCTTCATTCTATCAGGGCTAAACGAGACAAATGATTACAGAGCAACACTCTTTGCATCTTATGAGAACATGTGTGAAGTCCAAAGATGAAAGGGGAAGGTTTATGCAGACGTGTGTGCCTCATTTAATCTCTTTAGTCACGTTCATTGTTGTAgttctttttgatttgatgtATATGCGATTTGGCTCCACAGATTTACCTCAGAGCCTTCAGAACTTCATCAATATTGAATTCCTCCTCATTCCTCCAGTGATGAATCCTGTGATTTAAATTGACAaagaagttttttttccccgaaAGAAATTACCGCCATTAAGTTAATGTGTTAACGTCAATAAATGTGATGTTTTGCTTTAGGATACATCAAGTTGTCTTCAGAATGTTCACTCTACATGCCTGATTAAGACAACCCTTAATGTATAATgacaaacaattttttttaatttttagtgGTTTTGTCATTGTTGAAGATCATCTTTAACTCTTTTGTGTACGGATCACATGTatgaccaaacatttttatgttatgTCCCATGCACGTTACGCAATTTTTGTAGACAAGGAGTTTTATGGGCAAAAGTTCTGCTAAATGTAAAGAGCACTAGAGTGTCATATATCCACACCATTATGATTCTacatcaaattaaattaaaaaatagacGCTATCACTTTGTAACAGAATCAACCCACATAAGGACGTGGATTCCTTGATCTATTGATACACACAACTAAGTGCTCCCAGTAGAGTGCAGATCTGAGACAAGTGTGAAGTAAACCACAGCTTTAATGTTTAATTGAACGTATACGAATCAGTTGTCAAACTTTTTGCCTAGGCAACAACCGGTCGCATGGTTTTCACTTAAGCATCTCAGCTAACATACACTCtctgttttgaaaataaagcaCTTCAACATCAAAGACGATCTGCAATATTTCAGTCTCAATGACCTCTGCTCTGGCGGATTGCTGCCTTGAAATCAACATTACAATTAAGTTTTAACCTTTTTGAAGAGGCTACCATTAAAAAAGAAGGCACTTAGTCGCAGTAAATATCAATCATTCCGATGGAGCAACATGCAGGACACATGGAATAGTGTTTcatcaaaaatgttttggaagCCATATATCTAATGTGTGGACACCTTCCATTTTTTGAGCATGATTTTCAATATGCTACAGTCCTTCGCCAGCTAATGGAGGAAAAAGAGTATTTAGAACCACCTTGGTCATGACTGAACGCACTGGTGTAACTTCACGCCCCTTTACTGTGAAGGTTTTGTGTCACCAACAAGGAACCTCTGACGACAGGGCACCCAGTGGAGCTCCCCACAAATGTCTAACCGCAGGGGATGCCGGGAATTTCATGGGCAAGCTAGTGTTTGGagtgagggttttttgggggtcCCGGTTGTAATGATATGTAAAATCTAACTCCCAACCACTAGGTGGCAGCACCTGTGGTTGGTGCATAAATAGAGCATCTGAGATTAGGTGACAGGAAGACATAAGTACTACATGTGTGAAGTGAGAGCACGgtgaaagggaaataaaagtaCTTGTACAACAGTTCAGTTTTGGCTTGAGTCAGTAATATTACATGGTACCAGGAGTGGGGTCCACCAGAAGTTATGGAAAATTTGAAGCCGCCTGAACCTCTGAAGTGGACTGGAAATGTTGATTGTGAATGGAGTACGTTTAAACAACGATTTAAGCTTTACCTGCAGGCCCTCGGATGGGATACCAAGCCAGAGGCGCAAAAGTTCAGAATGATTCTTACTGTCGCTGGACCTCAAGCTGTGGAAGTATTcaacacatttgtgtttgctAACGAGGATGAAAGTGAACAGTTTAACAAAGTCGTTTGATGAACACTGTTTGCCAAAGAAGAACAAGACGTTTGAACGGTATGTGTTTTGCTCATGCATGCAAGTGCAAGCAGAGTGTTGAGGCCTTTGTAACAGACTTGAAACTAGAAGCTAGAACGTGTAACTTTGGAGAACTTAGAGATTCAAAAATTACATGATCAAATTGTTTTTGGGAGTAATGACCAAAAAGTGAGAGATTGCTACGGGAAACTGATCTTACTTTAGCTGGAGCTATGAAGATTTGCCAAGCAAGTGAATTATCCCAGAAACATGCAAAGACGCTCTGTGAGCGCACGATGGAAGACGCTCAAGTGGATACAGTTTCAGAACGAACACCAAAGCAGAGGACGTTGAATCATACGCAACAAAAAGACATGGAAAAGTTTTTGTGCCAACGGTGTGGCTCCCAGCACGGACCAAGGCAATGCCCAGCATTTGGAAAAGTCTGTAAACAGatgtaaaggaaaaaaatcacTATGCAAAGCAATGCCTGTCcaagagtgaaagagagaggagTGCATGCAGTGGAAGAAACCGCTCTGAAAGATGCATTCTTTGTTGGCATGGTTGAGGAGAAGAAAGCCGAATGGAGACTTGCCTGTGTGCATGGATCCTAAAGATCTGAATGACAACATAAAGAGAACACTATCAAATCCCTACGAGAGATGAGATCACATGCGAGATGGTTGGTGCAAAATACTTCAGCAAATTGGACGCCTCTCAAGGCTTTTGGCAGTTTAAACTGCATTAAGAAAGCACAAAGTATTGCACGTTCAACACACCACAGGGACATTACAGCTTTCAAAGGTTGTCTTTTGGAATATTCTCCGCCCCCGAAGTGTACAACCGGGCCATGGAGCACATAATTGAAGGCATTCGTGTATATGTGGATGATGTAATTTTGTGGTGTTCCTCACTGGAACAACACAACGGAAGGCTCATCAAAGGGCTTCAGAGGATCCAGCATTATGGATTGAAGCTGAACAGAGCAAAGTGTCAGTTTGGCGTGAAGGAGTTCACCTTTCTTGGAGACAAGATGTCCGAAGCAGGTGTTGAACCAGATAGAAGCAAGGTGAAAGCAATACTGGAAATGCCTAAGCCTGTAGATAAGAAGGGCATATTAAGAGCATTGGAGATGATCAATTTCATTGGAAAATTCATTCCCAACCAATCTTCGAGAACTGTTAAAAGGAACTGTGTGAATTTAAGTGGACTGCTGCTCACGAACAGTAGTGGGCAAGTCTGAAAATCACGTTCACTACATGGCCGGTGTTGACGTTCTTTGATCCCTCCAAACAAATCAAAGTATCCACTGATTCATCTACAGATGGCATAGGAGCGGTGTTAAAACAAGCTGATGGaaaagactggaaaccagtTGCCTATGCGTCAAGAACCATGACCAGCACGGAATGCCGCTACGCACAGATTGAAAAAGGAGTGCTTAGGACTGGTGTATGGATTTCAAAAGTACCATGGATATGTTTACGGCtgtgacgacccctgctgttgaggcagcagccttccaatgagatttggtgattgaaggcacctgggccaggtgccctgagattagaaagccctgtgttcattcattgattcggtcgctctctcctctctccagcagacgtccggtgtggtagggcagccgcctgttgaatccggttttcctttgggttaaatgccctggacaacacccaccatttacactttaccctcatgcacatcctacactactgataatactgacattcgcatcccatctggaatggttatggtttttcgttgttttgtgtgttaagtaaagaatgttacacctcggaaaccagtgtaactccaatcttgtcatggcccaaagagccaggtcgtgacaacGGCCTACCAAAGTTTGTGGCTAAAACCGACCACAAGCCGCTTATATCCATTGTAAAGAAAACCTCAATGAGATGTCACCACGCATCCAAAGTTTAATGATGAAGCTACAGAGCTATGATTTCGAATTGACACACCAGGGAAGCACATAGTGTTAGCTGATTCTCTGTCCAGAGCAACCACACACGGGGAAGAAACAGGGTGAGTGCACGACAACCGCTGAGGTCACTCTCCTCGTGAAGTTGAACAACGAGTCACTACCGGGGTCTGGCAGGAAATCAAAGCAGATTGCTGAAGAAACACAGAAAGATCCAAGTTTACAGAGAGTAATCAAGCTTCTGAAAGAAGAGTGGCCAAGAGGTGACCTGAGTGTTATCAAAGGACTGCTTTTGAGGAATAACAGAATCATCATTCCTCATGCATTGAGACcagaaatgctgaaaagatTGCTTGAGGGAAACCTAGGTATGGAAAAATGCAAGAGAAGAGTCCGCACAGCCATCTACTGGCCAGGAATCAGTGCAGATATAGATAGGATGGTCTCAAGTTGTGACAGCTGTCTAAAACATCAGGCAAAACGGCCAAGGGCCCATGAGAACCACACACCTACCGGATGAACAATTTTTGCAACAGACTTGTTTTGCAGAACAATATGGCTTTAGACATGTGACTTCAAGCCCTCTGTATGCACAGTCAAACGGTAAATGGAGTGTAAATAGTCAAACAGTTGCTCAAGAAAGCTAAAGACAGTCATTCGGATCCATGTCTAGCGTTGTTACGTTATCGAGCATCGCCACTTGAACATGGCTTGTCGCCGGCTGAAATTCTAATGGCACGTAGGTTACGCAGCACGATTCCCTACACGTGTCACGGTTTGAgttcacgtcctgttttattttgtagttttctgcctcttgtctccctgggtaacttcacttcctgccttgtcctcccctgtgattgtctgtcgtgtcatgattgtttccggCTGTTCCaccatcacctgcacctccctagtgtatttaagccatgtgtgtcacttgtcgcgtcattgttaaaTCTCCGGAAGTCCATGCATGAGTGTCCCTTGTTCTTGTCTGCGGGTTTTCCCCTTagccttttgcttttttggaatttttactattaaagtctttttgttttgaaaactctgcgtttgagtcctgccctACAACCGCCTTCTTGACAACACGGCAGGACATAAAGATAAGGGTAAGGCAGAAACAATGGCTTCTACAACAGAGACAAAAAGCGAACTATGACAATTGCACAAGGACCATGGAACCTTTGGCAAGACATGACACAGTAAGGATTCAAG
The window above is part of the Gasterosteus aculeatus chromosome 16, fGasAcu3.hap1.1, whole genome shotgun sequence genome. Proteins encoded here:
- the LOC120834212 gene encoding olfactory receptor 4E1-like, coding for MANVSVVRMFLLSGLNETMNYRIAIFSLTLLYYCMILFFNISIIMIIILDQNLHEPMYILLCSFCMNGLYGTTGFYPKFLLDLFSSSHQISYEWCLLQAFVMYSFACCELSILAVMAYDRYLAICRPLHYQSVMTKRKVCQLICFSWLTPFCIFSISIVLTSTLKLCGSIIPKIFCVNWIIVKLSCPDTDTVISNILSYATIIIYVCHGLFTIWSYMHMIRTCVKSKDDRVKFMQTCVPHLISLVTFLVVILFDLMYMRFGSTDLPQSLQNFIAIEFLLIPPVMNPLVYGFKLTKIRNRILRLVNIEIK
- the LOC120834134 gene encoding olfactory receptor 4B13-like → MDNVSVVRFFILSGINETNDYRVTLFTFTLLYYCIILILNTSIIMIIILDQNLHEPMYILLCTFCMNGLYGTTGFYPKFLLDLFSSSHQTSYECCLLQAFVMNSFSCCEVSILAVTAYDRYLAICRPLHYQSVMTKQKVSQLICFSWFTPFCILSINILLTSRLKLCGVNIDRLFCVNWKIVQLACYESDTFSNNITAYFTILIFISHGLFVVWIYMHLIRTCVKSKDDRVKFMQTCVPHLVSLVTFIVAVVFDLLHIRLGSKDLPQSLQNFIAIEFLLIPPVMNPLVYGFKLKKIRNRILGWFLLEENYGH